One window of the Colletotrichum destructivum chromosome 4, complete sequence genome contains the following:
- a CDS encoding Putative AMP-dependent synthetase/ligase domain, AMP-binding, AMP-binding enzyme domain, ANL, translated as MTPKELRSILSFNLSGFGLAWFFFWHSFGIRPLPQPSQFYFRLASMQNQLVQDPASTPVGPVPLSFAQGPRIKSRYPTVTAAFYHHAETQPHVTAARDLSAQQIREITYGDLAARANQLSRKLTGLGIKPGDRVPLVVKRGIDMLVGIVAVLSCGAQYVPLDGGVVPDSTLRFVLEQAGGKHVLCLKSTKHRFETLGCSCETLVIDEDLGESEETSQALVYHDLAKPEHGCYVIYTSGTTGTPKGVDVTHKNVTNLVCLSPGDLGISTGTRVSQVLNISFDMAAWEILGCICNGGTLVLRGSKWEPCLREAQVLICTPSILAKYDPREYSNIKVAATAGEPSSQRLADLWATHATYYNCCGPTETTIVNTMHPHQPGETLTIGKPTPNNTVYVLNSDGKPLGVGEPGVMWAGGHGISRGYVSLPEKTAERYKLDPFAKDGSMMYNTGDLGRWRQDGSIDILGRVDDQIKIKGFRVELDGVTASINTCPAVSKAATLFIHNEIHGFVTPRDCDLDTIQVHVRARQPYYAIPTKFHFLDALPLTSNGKVDKRALQDLVTVTENEKKEETSITVRETASKESLSTDSKSSVTDLTAESSASSFTEVDEKPDLGRDVPAKTLARPYRGFVHRIAIVYRRLFTIVGALNIAAVVALAFAGFQRAWLGNLTAVNLLVAVLARQDFVINALYAVTCNVPKSWPLAVRKRCAKIFHFGGVHSGAAVSAGAWLLATNISDEVCQFAECPAWGYQSVASKVVSWMLTGLFTVTIALAWPAFRKTHHDLFEKTHRFVGWTMLGLFWVQIVLGANDGRAADMSLGAACIRTPGFWILTAATMSIASSWLFLKKVPVEAEVLSNHAVRLHFGYTVPVNGSFVRLSRRPLLEWHSFATIPAPEKVEHRPKGFSLVVSNAGDWTKNCIEKPPTHIWVRGVPTCGVMRIATCFNRIVVIATGSGIGPLLGHIQDQSCPTQLIWSTPRPEQTFGKPLLDAIKSKIPNAVIHDTKTMGRPDLVKMGYNLAKSFQAEAVIIIANEKITKKVVYGLETRGVPAYGAIWDS; from the exons ATGACTCCAAAGGAACTCAGGAGCATTCTCTCCTTCAATCTATCAGGATTCGGATTAGCCTGGTTCTTTTTTTGGCATTCATTTGGAATTCGACCCCTGCCACAACCTTCTCAGTTCTATTTCCGTCTCGCAAGTATGCAGAACCAGCTCGTTCAAGACCCGGCGTCAACCCCGGTTGGACCAgtccctctctccttcgcTCAGGGTCCACGAATCAAGTCCAGATATCCCACCGTCACGGCCGCCTTTTATCATCATGCAGAGACTCAACCGCATGTCACCGCAGCCCGTGACCTGTCTGCGCAGCAGATCCGAGAGATTACCTACGGCGATCTGGCTGCCCGGGCCAACCAGCTTTCGAGGAAACTCACCGGCCTCGGGATCAAACCGGGCGACCGAGTCCCGCTGGTCGTCAAGCGAGGCATTGACATGCTGGTTGGCATTGTCGCAGTCCTCTCTTGCGGAGCTCAGTACGTGCCACttgatggtggtgtggtgCCCGACTCTACGCTGCGGTTCGTCCTCGAACAAGCGGGCGGCAAGCACGTCTTGTGTCTGAAATCAACAAAGCATCGATTCGAGACACTCGGATGTTCCTGTGAGACGCTTGTTATTGACGAGGACTTGGGGGAGAGCGAAGAGACTTCCCAGGCTCTGGTCTACCACGACTTGGCTAAGCCAGAGCACGGGTGCTACGTCATCTACACGTCTG GAACTACTGGAACTCCTAAAGGAGTGGACGTCACGCACAAAAATGTGACCAACCTCGTTTGTCTTTCGCCGGGTGATCTCGGCATCTCGACTGGCACTCGTGTGAGCCAGGTGTTGAACATAAGCTTTGATATGG CCGCATGGGAGATTCTTGGGTGTATCTGCAACGGAggcaccctcgtcctccgaGGTTCGAAATGGGAACCATGTCTGAGAGAG GCTCAAGTTCTGATCTGCACACCGAGCATCTTGGCAAAGTACGATCCTCGAGAATACTCCAATATCAAAGTTGCCGCCACTGCGGGAGAACCCAGCTCTCAGAG ACTCGCGGACTTGTGGGCCACGCACGCAACCTACTACAACTGCTGCGGGCCTACAGAGACTACCATTGTGAACACCATGCACCCGCACCAACCGGGAGAGACTTTGACCATTGGAAAGCCGACTCCTAACAACACGGTCTATGTCCTCAACTCTGACGGCAAGCCCCTCGGGGTCGGTGAGCCTGGGGTGATGTGGGCTGGTGGCCATGGCATTTCTCGCGGCTACGTCTCTCTCCCCGAGAAGACTGCCGAGAGGTACAAGCTGGACCCTTTTGCCAAGGACGG GTCTATGATGTACAATACCGGGGATCTCGGACGTTGGAGGCAAGATGGCTCCATTGACATCCTAGGGCGAGTCGACGACCAGATCAAGATCAAG GGCTTTCGagtcgagctcgacggcgtcaccgCATCCATCAACACATGCCCAGCTGTTTCCAAGGCCGCCACGCTGTTCATCCACAACGAGATCCACGGGTTCGTCACGCCCCGGGACTGCGATCTGGATACCATCCAGGTCCACGTCAGGGCCCGCCAGCCATACTACGCCATCCCGACCAAGTTCCACtttctcgacgccctccccTTGACCTCGAACGGCAAGGTGGACAAGCGGGCTTTACAGGACCTGGTCACCGTCAccgagaacgagaagaaggaagagacgAGCATCACAGTCAGGGAGACGGCATCCAAGGAGTCTCTTTCTACAGACAGCAAGTCATCTGTTACCGACCTCACCGCCGAGTCCTCCGCTTCCAGCTTCACCGAGGTGGACGAGAAGCCcgatctcggccgagacGTCCCCGCGAAGACCCTGGCCCGACCCTACCGCGGCTTCGTGCAccgcatcgccatcgtctaCCGCCGCCTGTTCACAATCGTTGGCGCGCTGAACATCGCCGCGGTCGTGGCGCTCGCTTTTGCCGGGTTCCAGAGGGCCTGGCTCGGTAACCTCACGGCcgtcaacctcctcgtcgccgtcctcgcgcGCCAGGACTTCGTCATCAACGCCCTCTATGCCGTCACCTGCAACGTGCCTAAGTCCTGGCCCCTCGCCGTCAGGAAGCGCTGCGCAAAGATTTTCCacttcggcggcgtccactcgggcgccgccgtctctgCGGGCGCGTGGCTTCTGGCCACCAACATCAGCGACGAGGTCTGCCAGTTCGCAGAGTGTCCCGCCTGGGGCTATCAGTCCGTGGCTTCAAAGGTCGTGTCTTGGATGCTCACCGGTCTCTTCACCGTCACGATTGCGCTCGCTTGGCCCGCGTTCCGGAAGACGCACCACGACCTCTTCGAGAAGACGCACCGGTTCGTCGGCTGGACCATGCTCGGTCTCTTCTGGGTGCAAATCGTTCTCGGCGCAAACGATGGGAGAGCGGCGGACATGTCGCTAGGCGCCGCCTGCATCCGTACTCCCGGCTTCTGGATTCTTACAGCGGCGACCATGAGCATCGCCTCTTCCTGGCTGTTCCTCAAAAAGGTCCctgtcgaggccgaggtcctcTCCAACCACGCCGTGAGACTGCATTTCGGCTACACGGTCCCCGTCAACGGCAGTTTCGTCCGACTGtcccgccgccctctcctcgAGTGGCACTCCTTCGCCACGATCCCGGCCCCTGAAAAGGTAGAGCATCGTCCCAAGGGGTTCTCGTTGGTTGTGTCGAACGCCGGCGACTGGACCAAGAACTGCATCGAGAAGCCACCCACGCACATCTGGGTGCGCGGCGTTCCCACCTGCGGCGTCATGCGAATCGCGACCTGCTTCAACCGCATTGTGGTGATCGCCACCGGCTCGGGGATCGGACCCCTCCTTGGCCACATCCAGGACCAGAGCTGTCCGACCCAGCTGATCTGGTCTACCCCGCGACCGGAGCAGACCTTCGGCAAGCCACTCCTCGACGCTATCAAGTCCAAGATCCCCAACGCGGTAATTCACGATACCAAGACTATGGGTCGTCCAGACTTGGTCAAGATGGGCTACAATCTTGCCAAGAGCTTCCAGGCCGAAGctgtcatcatcatcgccaacgaAAAAATCACGAAGAAGGTCGTCTACGGCCTCGAGACACGCGGCGTTCCTGCTTACGGTGCTATCTGGGACTCTTGA
- a CDS encoding Putative major facilitator superfamily, MFS transporter superfamily, with protein MTTDEKRPLECDIEHGGSEADVVSSVTEETSEVANQRKHPREGWASWRWPCVQSAFILGGLLLGYDVSNIANIQPPIYSEFGNVHLLPWVATGYTATQVCMVPLVRKLAILGNVKSQMVLYTLIFVIGAAVSGSATSINSVIVGRAIAGIGGAGIYQLCIVINVLLSSPAELPRLQGVMAVSWAVGLTLGPVIGGAFAESQSATWRWVSDRQLVCSRKRIALMLIHTQAMYLNLPILSIMAILNFVALPSIRLAPGLPIVKGLRAFDWIGVVLHMAGFILLCSALIFSGSTWAWSSHSAITAWVVVGVIYVVYFLQQYFSLFTSKENRSIPADLLKDRTVVLVCLGTFAAGSCYGIALYYTPLFLAFTKGLGPIQAAVRLLPFIFTFIVFTIVMAGLIPVIGRYAPFYVIGGVLTMVGAGLQSQLTVQSSEGRIMGVSTLIGAGTGCMWQTGVAILTQSVPADRRLDATALFIMVQLGGISITLALAGCIFQNLGYSRLHAPLSALGYSEYDIREALAGLESNIWATVDRDVVQFVVGEVAGVIADLQFVIVTSGALAFLSGCFMKWQKLDFGRTKEAK; from the exons ATGACGACGGATGAGAAGCGTCCTTTGGAGTGCGACATTGAGCATGGCGGCTCTGAGGCAGACGTCGTTTCCTCCGTGACCGAGGAGACCAGCGAAGTGGCGAACCAACGGAAACACCCAAGAGAGGGCTGGGCATCTTGGAGGTGGCCTTGTGTTCAGTCAGCCTTTATCTTGGGAGGCCTGCTCCTTG GGTACGATGTCAGCAACATCGCGAACATTCAACCTCCAATCTACTCAGAGTTCGGAAATGTCCACCTCCTGCCGTGGGTTGCCACTGGGTACACCGCAACGCAAGTGTGCATGGTCCCGCTCGTCCGCAAGCTCGCGATCCTCGGCAACGTGAAATCGCAGATGGTCTTGTATACCCTGATCTTCGTCATTGGTGCCGCAGTCTCGGGTTCAGCGACTAGCATCAACTCGGTCATTGTCGGTCGCGCCATTGCGGGTATTGGAGGAGCCGGTATCTACCAGCT TTGTATTGTTATCAACGTGCTTCTCTCGTCCCCCGCAGAGTTGCCTCGCCTTCAAGGTGTGATGGCGGTTTCCTGGGCAGTTGGTCTCACCTTGGGCCCTGTCATTGGAGGGGCCTTTGCTGAAAGCCAGAGTGCCACATGGAGATGGGTAAGTGATCGCCAGCTCGTTTGCTCTAGAAAGAGGATAGCACTGATGCTAATACATACCCAGGCGATGTATCTCAACTTACCAATCCtctccatcatggccatACTCAACTTTGTGGCACTCCCCTCCATCCGTCTGGCACCAGGCCTACCGATTGTTAAAGGGCTTCGCGCCTTCGACTGGATCGGCGTGGTACTCCATATGGCCGGCTTCATCCTCTTGTGCTCCGCTCTCATCTTCAGCGGATCCACGTGGGCCTGGTCTTCACATTCGGCCATCACGGCCTGggtggtcgtcggcgtcatctACGTCGTCTACTTTTTGCAGCAATACTTCAGCCTCTTCACCAGCAAAGAGAACCGGAGCATTCCAGCGGACCTTCTGAAAGACAGAACAGTTGTTCTGGTCTGCCTCGGGACGTTCGCCGCCGGAAGCTGCTACGGCATCGCCCTCTATTACACCCCCTTGTTCCTGGCCTTCACCAAGGGGTTGGGGCCGATCCAGGCTGCGGTACGGCTCTTGCCCTTCATCTTTaccttcatcgtcttcacgATCGTCATGGCAGGCCTCATCCCCGTCATTGGCAGATACGCTCCATTCTacgtcatcggcggcgtcttgaCCATGGTAGGTGCCGGGCTTCAGTCGCAACTCACCGTCCAGAGCTCCGAGGGCCGGATCATGGGGGTCAGCACCCTTATCGGCGCCGGGACCGGATGCATGTGGCAGACTGGCGTTGCCATCTTGACGCAAAGCGTGCCCGCGGATCGGCGCCTCGACGCCACGGCCCTCTTCATCATGGTGCAGCTGGGTGGCATTTCCATCACGCTCGCCCTGGCAGGCTGCATCTTCCAGAACCTCGGCTACAGCCGCCTCCACGCCCCTCTTTCTGCACTGGGATACAGCGAGTATGACATCCGCGAAGCTCTGGCGGGGCTGGAATCCAACATCTGGGCTACTGTAGACCGTGACGTGGTTCAGTTTGTCGTGGGGGAGGTTGCGGGTGTGATCGCCGACCTGCAGTTCGTGATTGTGACCTCGGGAGCCTTGGCTTTTCTGAGTGGCTGTTTCATGAAATGGCAAAAGTTGGACTTTGGAAGAACAAAGGAAGCCAAGTGA
- a CDS encoding Putative SDA1 domain-containing protein has product MGKRKVTALEKVDIDFASLQYKIRRDPKSYEENFLQQWGQYESQREVFLVSPTTATREYIESFHNLVDLLAHTVDLYPKHAVAFPDDLKAILLQHHEVLHPELREKIVGSLALLRKKEVIDSTTFLTTLFPILVSSPSKTLRTLLFQKILTEMRNANSKATNHPLNRTIQTVLYNLITADRTSPKAIWAVKLTRELWKRQIWTDAKTVDVMKEAALSDNEKVVIGAVRFFLGGDKEREELEDDSSDEEEIDLNKMKHQIGINKKSKKQANAYKKAVAKIHKQERGKAKPHPLNFSAFHLLHDPQGFAENVFQKHLQNTKTKLAHENKLLVLQLVTRLVGLHQLTIISLYSWFIKFLTPRQESVTSYLASLAQGTHSLVPPDAVEPLIQKIANEFVSEAAASEVAAAGLNAIREICARQPLAMTDTLLQDLVQYRKSKDKGTMMAAKGLLSLYREVGADLLVKRDRGKDASMGLRSGEIKTKRFGEQAVGGIEGIELLAKWKEEQRKLKRAAKGLPEDGSDKEDEEEDGYKSEDWEVDSDDSDDSGGWINVEHSEDEDDEPAPKKRRTGEDGSDSEGEDEDEEDSAAEIERIQKLATTTILTPADLQKLQELRMEASLNKTLGNRSSKRQKEIEKALARHADDGLTAEQIEAPARLRKTTKEERVAMAKEGKPGRDEHKSTQAIRRSKKDAEGKSTTNKEKARQKNFLMTLNKAKFKNKRSLVQTRKVLQGHIDRSKRGGRRANGM; this is encoded by the exons ATGGGAAAGCGCAAGGTCACCGCCCTTGAGAAGGTCGATATCGACTT CGCGAGTCTGCAGTACAAAATCCGCCGGGACCCCAAGTCCTACGAGGAGAACTTCCTCCAGCAATGGGGCCAGTACGAGAGCCAGCGCGaggtcttcctcgtctcgcCGACGACTGCAACGAGGGAATACATCGAGTCGTTCCATAACCTGGTCGATCTCCTCGCGCACACCGTGGACCTGTACCCGAAACACGCCGTCGCGTTCCCCGACGACCTGAAGGCCATCCTGCTGCAGCACCACGAGGTGTTGCACCCGGAACTGCGCGAGAAGATTGTCGGAAGTCTGGCGCTGCTGCGCAAGAAGGAAGTCATCGACTCGACGACCTTTCTGACGACGCTGTTCCCGATCCTTGTTTCCTCGCCGAGCAAGACCCTGCGGACACTCCTCTTCCAGAAGATCCTTACCGAGATGCGCAATGCGAACTCCAAGGCGACGAACCACCCCCTCAACCGCACGATTCAGACCGTCCTCTACAACCTGATCACAGCCGACCGCACCTCGCCGAAGGCCATCTGGGCCGTGAAGCTCACGCGCGAGCTGTGGAAGCGCCAGATCTGGACCGACGCGAAGACCGTCGACGTCATGAAGGAGGCGGCCCTCTCCGACAACGAAAAGGTCGTTATCGGCGCCGTACGGTTCTTCCTCGGCGGAGACAAGGAGCGCGAGGAGCTGGAAgacgacagcagcgacgaggaggagattgaCCTGAACAAGATGAAGCATCAGATCGGCATCAACAAGAAGTCTAAGAAGCAGGCGAATGCCTacaagaaggccgtcgccaagaTCCACAAGCAGGAGCGCGGCAAGGCGAAGCCTCACCCGCTCAACTTCTCCGCCTTTCACCTGTTGCACGACCCGCAAGGCTTCGCCGAAAACGTCTTCCAGAAGCACCTGCAGAACACCAAGACGAAGCTGGCGCATGAGAACAAACTGCTTGTCCTGCAGCTGGTGACGAGATTGGTCGGTCTCCACCAGctcaccatcatcagcctGTACTCGTGGTTCATCAAGTTCCTCACGCCCCGCCAAGAGTCCGTCACCTCCTACCTGGCCTCGCTGGCTCAGGGAACGCATAGCCTGGTGCCCCCGGATGCGGTCGAGCCTCTCATCCAGAAGATTGCCAACGAGTTCGTCTcagaagccgccgcctccgaagtagccgccgccggtctcAACGCCATCCGCGAAATCTGCGCAAGACAGCCCCTGGCGATGACCGACACGCTGCTGCAGGATCTTGTCCAGTACCGCAAGAGCAAGGACAAGGGAACTATGATGGCTGCCAAGGGTCTTTTGTCGCTCTACAGAGAAGTCGGTGCGGACTTGCTGGTGAAGAGGGACAGAGGCAAGGACGCATCCATGGGCCTGAGGAGCGGCGAGATCAAGACGAAGAGATTCGGAGAGCAAGCGGTCGGAGGTATCGAGGGCATCGAACTGCTGGCCAAGTGgaaggaggagcagcgcAAGCTCAAACGCGCCGCCAAGGGTCTCCCCGAGGACGGCTCCGAcaaggaagacgaggaggaagatggctACAAGTCCGAAGACTGGGAAGTCGACTcggacgacagcgacgactCGGGCGGCTGGATCAACGTCGAGCACtcggaagacgaggatgacgagccCGCGCCGAAGAAGCGCAGGACAGGAGAGGACGGATCCGACTcggagggagaggacgaggacgaagaggactCCGCAGCCGAGATCGAGAGGATACAGAAGctcgcgacgacgacgattcTTACGCCGGCCGACCTCCAGAAGCTCCAGGAGCTGCGCATGGAAGCCAGCCTGAACAAGACGCTGGGCAACCGCTCGTCGAAGCGTCAAAAGGAGATCGAGAAGGCTCTGGCGCgccacgccgacgacggcctcacGGCGGAGCAGATCGAGGCGCCGGCCAGGCTGCGCAAGAcgaccaaggaggagagggtggcgatggccaaggagggcaagccGGGCCGCGACGAGCACAAGTCGACGCAGGCCATCCGCCGGTCCaagaaggacgccgagggcaagagCACGACcaacaaggagaaggccCGCCAGAAGAACTTCTTGATGACGCTGAACAAGGCCAAGTTCAAGAACAAGAGGAGTCTGGTGCAGACGCGCAAGGTGCTGCAGGGCCACATCGACAGGAGCAAACGCGGCGGAAGACGCGCCAACGGCATGtaa
- a CDS encoding Putative alpha/beta hydrolase-3: MHRSLKSIALAFVRPALDALIYGRHLPWSLRWRLLALQPIVFLTNSLAVGPYLFRRPYTMIHIPLGPERSLRALLFRHASGTGTGRDGLRPLHVDCHAGGFVGGVPEASVPFCSLLAAETGAVVVALSYRLAPVHPFPAAIDDVDAALAWLRRHAAEELGADPTLMTVSGASAGGNLVLAASQGIPSGEFAIRAAVTFYAPVDLRPRPEDKPRPAAFPKRDPMSFMQPLYDSYAAPSRAEDLDNPRLSPCLAREEALPERMLLVVAAVDILVQEQLKFVERVQREREDKGKPGGSVEAVYVEEAFHGWLEVPNAVIPMEKKMQMWEKGLELIKQTHAQHGFVWKKTC; encoded by the exons ATGCATCGCTCACTCAAAagcatcgccctcgccttcgtTCGGCCcgcccttgacgccctcATCTACGGTCGTCACCTCCCTTGGTCCCTCCGCTggcgcctcctcgccctccagccGATAGTCTTCCTCACAAACTCCCTCGCCGTGGGACCGTACCTCTTCCGTCGTCCTTATACCATGATACACATACCCCTCGGCCCCGAGCGCTCCCTCCGCGCGCTCCTGTTCAGGCACGCATCTGGCACAGGGaccggccgagacggcctGCGGCCCCTGCACGTCGACTGCCACGCGGGCGGCTTCGTCGGGGGCGTCCCCGAGGCGAGCGTGCCGTTCTGCTCGctcctggcggcggagacgggggccgtcgtcgtcgctctgAGCTACCGCCTCGCGCCCGTACACCCGTTCccggccgccatcgacgacgtcgacgcggcGCTCGCGTGGCTCCGACGGCATGCcgcggaggagctcggcgcggACCCGACGCTGATGACGGTCTCGGGCGCCTCGGCAGGCGGAAACCTGGTCCTGGCGGCGAGCCAGGGGATACCGTCTGGCGAGTTTGCCATTCGCGCCGCGGTGACGTTTTACGCGCCGGTCGACCTCCGTCCGAGGCCGGAGGATAAACCGCGCCCGGCGGCTTTCCCGAAACGGGATCCCATGTCGTTCATGCAGCCGCTGTACGATTCGTacgcggcgccgtcgagggcagAGGACTTGGACAATCCGCGACTGAGTCCCTGCTTGGCCCGCGAGGAAGCCCTGCCCGAGAGAATGTTGCTCGtggttgccgccgtcgacatccTAGTGCAGGAGCAGTTGAAGTTCGTGGAGCGTGTCCAGAGAGAGCGGGAAGATAAAGGGAAGCCAGGGGGTAGCGTCGAGGCTGTGTATGTGGAGGAAGCATTTCACGGATGGCTAGAAG TACCTAATGCTGTGATACCTATGGAAAAGAAAATGCAGATGTGGGAGAAAGGGTTGGAACTCATCAAGCAGACTCATGCACAGCACGGATTTGTCTGGAAGAAAACCTGTTGA